One region of Sulfuriroseicoccus oceanibius genomic DNA includes:
- the gyrA gene encoding DNA gyrase subunit A: MSEEHSIAPINVADEMSKSFLDYSMSVIISRALPDARDGLKPSQRRILYAMHNDLSLSPTKAHLKSARIVGDTMGKYHPHGDSAIYTTLVNMAQPWTMREILIDGQGNFGSVEGDAAAAMRYTEARLTHLGSAMMTDLDKETVDLQPTYDETRDEPVVLPAAMPNLLVNGGTGIAVGMATNIPPHNLNEVIDGICATIDNPRITIDELKTHIKGPDFPVKCQIRGYNGIDSYFRTGKGSIRMRGTVEIEEKASGISQLIITEVPFGVNRATLQQRIAELVNTKVLTGISGMRDLSDEQTRIEITLKRDARPQVIVNQLFKLTSLETSFGVNMLAIHERRPKLLNVREALDCYIEHRREVVIRRTRYLLRKAEERAETLEAFLLALGHLDDFIRIIRESKNREEAREKLKAYTFPTETAERLGILIRSQASVQGDRYVFTDRQVNAILELRLYQLTAMEVDKTKGEYDSVLAEITDFLDILAREARVLGIIKDELLEIKEKHGNPRNCEIVPDEGEIAIEDLIANDGQVVTISHRGYIKRTPLAEYRAQKRGGKGVRGMQTKQAAGKDEEAGDFVEHLFTAGAHDYLMFFTDTGRVYVERVYQIPEGSRASKGRSINNLLDLQPQEKIAATLRVEYLTDDEGNDITFSEDRKENIVFATRNGTVKKTQLADFRNYRKGGLIAIRIDEDNSLIDVRLTSGEDDICLVTRNGLCVRCSESTLRAMGRATRGVWGIRPREGDYVVGMAVPAPGQAMLVASEKGIGKRTPFEDYPTKGRGGKGMLTMKITEKTGSVVSSLAVAEDDELMLMTNSGQSVRIRVAEIREAGRNTSGVKLMGLREGEFLQSVAKVVVDDEEDSEGDDDVTVEGGDDSAAAAEAPAADESAE, from the coding sequence ATGTCTGAAGAACATTCAATTGCTCCGATCAACGTAGCCGACGAAATGTCGAAGTCCTTCCTGGACTATTCGATGTCGGTGATCATTTCCCGTGCGCTTCCCGATGCGCGTGACGGGTTGAAGCCTTCGCAACGACGCATCCTTTACGCGATGCATAACGACCTGTCGCTCTCTCCGACAAAGGCGCACCTCAAGAGTGCCCGTATTGTGGGTGACACGATGGGTAAGTACCACCCGCACGGTGACAGCGCGATTTACACCACGTTGGTGAACATGGCCCAGCCGTGGACCATGCGTGAAATCCTCATCGATGGTCAGGGTAACTTCGGTTCCGTGGAAGGCGATGCTGCAGCAGCCATGCGATACACCGAGGCCCGTCTGACCCACTTGGGCTCGGCCATGATGACCGACCTCGACAAGGAGACAGTCGACTTGCAGCCGACCTACGATGAGACACGTGACGAGCCTGTGGTGCTTCCTGCCGCTATGCCGAACCTGTTGGTCAACGGTGGTACGGGTATTGCCGTGGGTATGGCGACGAACATTCCTCCGCATAACCTCAATGAGGTGATCGACGGGATCTGCGCCACCATCGACAATCCGCGTATCACCATCGATGAGCTCAAGACCCACATCAAAGGGCCAGACTTCCCGGTGAAGTGTCAGATCCGTGGTTACAACGGAATCGATAGCTACTTCCGCACAGGTAAGGGCAGCATCCGCATGCGTGGTACCGTGGAGATCGAGGAAAAGGCCTCGGGTATCTCGCAGTTGATCATCACGGAAGTGCCATTCGGCGTGAACCGAGCGACCCTTCAGCAGCGCATCGCCGAACTGGTGAACACGAAGGTGCTGACCGGGATTTCCGGAATGCGTGACCTTTCCGACGAGCAGACCCGGATTGAAATCACGCTCAAGCGTGACGCGCGTCCGCAGGTGATTGTGAACCAGTTGTTCAAGCTGACGTCGCTTGAGACGAGCTTCGGTGTGAACATGCTGGCGATTCACGAGCGTCGTCCGAAGTTGCTCAACGTGCGTGAGGCTCTGGATTGCTATATCGAGCACCGACGCGAAGTGGTCATCCGCCGGACGCGTTATTTGCTGCGTAAAGCGGAAGAACGCGCCGAAACCCTCGAGGCGTTCTTGCTTGCTCTTGGTCATTTGGATGACTTCATCCGCATTATCCGCGAGTCGAAGAACCGTGAGGAGGCCCGCGAGAAGCTGAAGGCCTACACCTTCCCGACCGAGACTGCCGAGCGACTTGGAATTCTCATCCGCTCGCAGGCCAGTGTTCAGGGGGATCGTTATGTGTTCACCGATCGCCAGGTCAACGCCATCCTCGAACTGCGCCTCTATCAGCTCACTGCCATGGAGGTCGACAAGACCAAGGGCGAGTATGATTCGGTGCTGGCTGAGATTACCGATTTCCTCGACATCCTCGCTCGCGAGGCCCGCGTGCTTGGCATCATCAAGGACGAGTTGCTTGAGATCAAAGAGAAGCACGGCAACCCGCGTAACTGTGAGATCGTTCCGGATGAAGGTGAGATCGCCATTGAAGATCTGATCGCCAACGATGGTCAGGTGGTGACCATTTCCCACCGCGGATACATCAAGCGTACTCCACTCGCCGAGTACCGTGCCCAAAAGCGCGGCGGCAAGGGTGTGCGTGGCATGCAGACCAAGCAGGCTGCCGGAAAGGACGAGGAAGCTGGAGATTTCGTCGAGCACTTGTTCACCGCGGGAGCTCACGATTACCTCATGTTCTTCACCGATACGGGCCGCGTATACGTGGAGCGTGTCTATCAGATCCCTGAGGGGTCGCGTGCCTCGAAGGGGCGTTCTATCAACAACTTGTTGGACCTTCAGCCTCAGGAAAAGATTGCCGCGACATTGCGCGTGGAGTATCTCACCGATGATGAGGGGAACGACATCACCTTCTCCGAGGACCGTAAGGAGAACATCGTGTTCGCTACCCGTAACGGTACGGTGAAGAAGACTCAGTTGGCGGACTTCCGCAACTACCGCAAAGGTGGTCTGATCGCGATCCGCATCGACGAGGACAACTCGTTGATCGATGTGCGCCTGACCTCGGGCGAAGACGACATCTGTTTGGTCACCCGCAATGGTCTTTGCGTGCGTTGCAGCGAGAGCACATTGCGCGCGATGGGTCGTGCGACCCGCGGTGTGTGGGGCATCCGTCCTCGTGAAGGCGACTATGTCGTCGGCATGGCGGTGCCTGCTCCTGGTCAAGCGATGCTGGTGGCCTCCGAGAAGGGGATCGGCAAGCGTACTCCGTTCGAGGATTATCCGACCAAGGGTCGTGGTGGTAAGGGTATGCTCACGATGAAGATTACCGAGAAGACCGGATCGGTGGTGTCGTCGTTGGCGGTTGCTGAGGACGATGAGCTGATGCTCATGACCAACAGCGGCCAGAGCGTGCGAATCCGCGTCGCGGAGATCCGCGAGGCGGGGCGTAACACATCCGGCGTGAAGCTTATGGGCTTGCGCGAAGGTGAGTTCCTCCAGAGCGTGGCCAAGGTCGTTGTCGACGATGAAGAAGACAGCGAAGGCGACGATGATGTGACCGTCGAGGGTGGTGACGATTCGGCTGCCGCAGCCGAGGCTCCGGCCGCGGACGAGTCTGCCGAGTAA
- a CDS encoding M14 family metallopeptidase has product MSDSITPDDSEYRAAVAFFMANHHAHDAYQVLDHAKRLAESIENATWEVLVPEKDGVPEVGAVVLKGQANRPAFYLSAGVHGDEPAGVLGALSWAESALAGWEMGDVVYLPLVNPWGLEHNVRNDASDQDLNRLFGDHKHPLVEAWRELMKGRQFAAAVSLHEDYDACGCYCYEIFCEGGLRFGRGALDAAADVIPLEACDEIEGVRAENGLLARAGLPDFDEGVPEAFPLFTDYATTSLTFETPSEYSLYDRARAHERFLHHVVGRLRRM; this is encoded by the coding sequence ATGAGCGACAGCATCACACCCGATGATTCAGAGTACCGCGCGGCGGTGGCGTTTTTCATGGCCAATCACCACGCACACGATGCGTACCAGGTGCTGGATCACGCCAAGCGGTTAGCGGAATCAATAGAGAACGCGACGTGGGAGGTTTTGGTGCCGGAGAAGGACGGGGTGCCGGAAGTGGGAGCGGTGGTGCTCAAAGGTCAGGCGAACCGTCCGGCGTTCTACCTGAGTGCCGGCGTGCACGGTGACGAACCTGCCGGAGTGCTGGGTGCTCTGAGTTGGGCGGAGTCCGCGTTGGCGGGCTGGGAGATGGGCGATGTGGTCTATTTGCCGTTGGTGAACCCATGGGGGCTCGAGCACAATGTGCGCAACGATGCCAGTGACCAGGATTTGAACCGATTGTTCGGCGATCACAAGCATCCGTTGGTCGAGGCGTGGCGGGAATTGATGAAGGGGCGTCAGTTCGCGGCGGCGGTTAGCCTGCATGAGGACTATGATGCCTGCGGGTGCTACTGCTATGAAATCTTCTGTGAGGGCGGGTTGCGGTTTGGTCGGGGGGCTCTCGATGCCGCTGCTGATGTGATCCCGCTGGAGGCCTGTGATGAGATCGAGGGTGTGCGGGCGGAGAATGGGTTGCTGGCTCGCGCGGGACTGCCGGACTTTGACGAAGGAGTGCCGGAAGCGTTTCCGCTCTTTACTGACTACGCCACGACCTCGCTGACGTTTGAGACGCCATCCGAGTATTCGCTTTACGATCGGGCCCGGGCGCACGAGCGCTTCCTTCATCACGTGGTCGGGCGTTTGCGGAGGATGTAG
- the rfaD gene encoding ADP-glyceromanno-heptose 6-epimerase → MKISANKRILVTGGAGLIGSALIWRLNQMGCDRILVSDHLNLGEKWKNLVPLRYEDYIAGDDLRAKIAAGEDLGQIDLILHMGACSATTEKDSDYLMRNNYQYSQELCRYALKHGAKFVYASSAATYGDGANGMDDAGELEPLRPLNMYGYSKHLFDKWAQREGILDRIVGLKFFNVFGPNENHKGEMRSVVNKAFHQIRETGRVSLFKSHHPDYEDGKQMRDFLYVKDCVEMTLHLASSPLAGGLYNLGSGKAQTWLDLVEAIFAALDMEPNIDFVEMPEHLRGKYQYFTEANVARLEKTGYTAGTRPLKESVRDYVQNYLVADCFLGDGADE, encoded by the coding sequence ATGAAGATTTCCGCGAATAAAAGGATCCTGGTGACAGGAGGGGCTGGCCTGATTGGCAGTGCGTTGATTTGGAGGCTCAACCAAATGGGCTGCGACCGGATCCTGGTCAGTGATCACCTGAATTTGGGCGAGAAATGGAAGAACCTGGTTCCGCTTCGCTACGAGGACTACATCGCGGGCGACGACCTGCGCGCAAAAATTGCCGCTGGTGAGGATCTTGGCCAGATCGATTTGATTTTGCACATGGGAGCCTGTTCCGCAACGACCGAGAAGGATTCTGATTATCTGATGCGCAACAACTACCAGTACTCACAGGAGTTGTGCCGCTACGCACTCAAGCACGGTGCCAAGTTTGTCTATGCTTCGTCGGCGGCGACCTACGGCGATGGCGCGAATGGAATGGACGACGCCGGTGAGCTCGAGCCGTTGCGTCCGCTCAACATGTATGGGTACTCAAAGCACTTGTTCGACAAGTGGGCTCAGCGCGAGGGGATTCTCGACAGGATTGTCGGGTTGAAGTTCTTCAATGTGTTTGGCCCGAACGAGAACCATAAAGGAGAGATGCGCAGTGTGGTGAACAAAGCGTTCCATCAGATCCGCGAGACGGGGCGGGTTTCTCTTTTCAAGAGTCACCACCCGGACTACGAGGATGGCAAGCAAATGCGGGATTTCCTCTATGTGAAGGACTGCGTGGAGATGACCTTGCATCTGGCGTCGAGTCCGTTGGCGGGTGGTTTGTACAATTTGGGGTCGGGCAAAGCGCAGACCTGGCTGGATTTGGTAGAGGCGATTTTCGCCGCACTGGACATGGAGCCGAATATCGACTTCGTGGAAATGCCGGAACATCTGCGCGGAAAGTACCAATACTTTACCGAAGCCAACGTGGCGCGCTTGGAGAAGACGGGCTACACGGCCGGCACGCGTCCGCTCAAGGAGTCGGTGCGTGATTACGTTCAGAATTACTTGGTCGCTGATTGTTTCCTCGGCGATGGGGCTGACGAATAG
- a CDS encoding helix-turn-helix domain-containing protein gives MIEKSDSRRSGRDLFEQIVASKLFGAYRKAFESATGLPLRIVRVGDYSGRDASVAGVDRNAFCTMVRETESGCAECVEVNRVLQNTAMSGAASTRCFAGLVETMVPVHHGGEVIAFLRTGEVRDEVPSGEEIDEVVETLHAVVEDDDRVAAMVEALKEAPTQMTKDRYAGVVSLLEVFSEQLSEHLREVAIRRMSSEPESVRRALEYIEENLEDPIQLEAAAKAAGLSVSAFSRAFKASTGLTLIEYVNRKRIEWARRELLRRDVRVSEIAYKVGFSSLSQFNRTFSRVEGISPTQYRKEKQVIS, from the coding sequence GTGATTGAGAAATCCGACAGCCGACGCTCAGGGCGTGACCTGTTTGAGCAGATCGTCGCCAGCAAGTTATTCGGTGCTTATCGCAAAGCTTTTGAGAGCGCGACAGGTCTCCCGCTACGCATCGTGCGGGTGGGGGATTATTCTGGTCGTGATGCTTCGGTTGCCGGAGTGGATCGAAATGCGTTCTGTACGATGGTCCGTGAGACGGAATCCGGATGTGCTGAGTGTGTCGAGGTGAACCGGGTTTTGCAAAACACGGCGATGAGCGGAGCCGCCTCCACGCGCTGTTTCGCCGGGTTGGTGGAGACGATGGTGCCGGTGCATCACGGGGGCGAGGTGATTGCCTTTTTGCGCACGGGTGAGGTGAGGGATGAGGTGCCAAGTGGTGAAGAAATCGATGAGGTCGTTGAGACCCTGCATGCGGTCGTCGAAGATGATGACCGGGTGGCAGCAATGGTCGAGGCTCTGAAGGAGGCTCCGACCCAGATGACGAAAGACCGATATGCCGGCGTGGTGTCGTTGTTGGAGGTTTTTTCCGAGCAGCTTTCCGAGCACTTGAGGGAAGTGGCGATCCGTCGGATGAGCTCCGAGCCGGAGAGTGTGCGGCGAGCGCTGGAGTACATAGAAGAGAATTTGGAGGATCCGATTCAGCTGGAGGCCGCTGCGAAAGCTGCCGGGCTGTCGGTGAGTGCATTCAGCCGTGCATTCAAGGCTTCGACGGGGCTGACGCTGATCGAGTACGTGAACCGGAAGCGCATCGAATGGGCGCGACGTGAGTTGTTGCGCCGTGATGTCCGGGTGTCGGAGATTGCCTATAAGGTTGGCTTTTCCTCGTTGTCGCAGTTCAACCGCACCTTCAGTCGGGTGGAGGGCATCTCGCCGACGCAGTATCGCAAAGAGAAGCAGGTGATTTCCTGA